In Thermodesulfobacteriota bacterium, a single window of DNA contains:
- a CDS encoding CBS domain-containing protein, which produces MHNVGQIMHSGGRNSVVPDSSCFRDMLEEMNAKRLGAVSIVDGQGRLLGLITDGDVRRLLLKTQVPLPELFMKNVKNIMTPNPKTISADASLHEALLLLERHGFWVIPVVDRDHVLVGMLHMHALLKAMGGS; this is translated from the coding sequence ATGCACAACGTCGGTCAGATCATGCACAGCGGCGGCCGCAATTCGGTGGTTCCGGACAGCTCCTGCTTCCGGGACATGCTGGAGGAGATGAACGCCAAGCGGCTGGGAGCGGTCAGTATCGTCGACGGTCAGGGCCGGCTGCTTGGGCTTATCACCGATGGCGACGTCCGGCGGCTGCTTTTGAAGACGCAGGTGCCACTGCCGGAGCTGTTCATGAAGAACGTCAAGAACATCATGACCCCGAACCCGAAAACCATCTCGGCGGATGCCTCCTTGCACGAGGCGCTGCTGCTCCTGGAGCGCCATGGCTTCTGGGTGATCCCCGTCGTCGACCGGGACCATGTCCTCGTCGGCATGCTGCACATGCACGCCTTGCTGAAGGCGATGGGTGGGTCATGA
- a CDS encoding class I SAM-dependent methyltransferase, with translation MLRRSYQALMDLLDRQPSLKWYYYRLARFCTTNGIHPPLSSRSARVEDSWRHQHAAHSTRNPLHFVQFDDSIPLLFADVLPFLGQGANILEIGCNAGRNLDYLRGQGFSSFTGIEIGSEAEKAMQEHFPATYAMTRYLVGNAYDEIRKLPDAAFDLVFAHSVLINIAPKWNGLFREMARVARGFILTMESEGGITAYPRDLETMFRRQGFVQILYKYYNLRGQRRVLLPHYDRREVFRNNTIRLFVRET, from the coding sequence GTGCTCAGAAGATCGTATCAGGCCCTGATGGACCTCCTGGACCGGCAGCCCTCCCTCAAGTGGTACTACTACCGGCTCGCCCGGTTCTGCACCACCAACGGCATCCATCCGCCGCTGTCGAGCCGTTCCGCCCGGGTCGAGGACTCGTGGCGGCACCAGCACGCGGCGCATTCCACCCGCAATCCGCTCCATTTCGTGCAGTTCGACGACTCCATCCCGCTGCTGTTCGCGGACGTGCTGCCGTTTTTGGGCCAGGGCGCCAACATCCTGGAGATCGGCTGCAATGCCGGTCGGAACCTGGATTACCTGCGCGGTCAGGGCTTCTCTTCCTTCACCGGCATCGAGATCGGCAGCGAGGCCGAAAAGGCCATGCAGGAACACTTTCCCGCCACCTATGCCATGACCAGGTACCTGGTGGGCAACGCCTACGACGAGATCAGGAAGCTGCCTGATGCGGCTTTCGATCTCGTGTTTGCCCACTCGGTGCTGATCAACATCGCCCCGAAGTGGAACGGCCTGTTCCGGGAGATGGCCAGGGTTGCCCGGGGGTTCATCCTGACCATGGAAAGCGAGGGCGGTATCACCGCCTATCCCCGGGACCTGGAGACGATGTTCCGCCGGCAGGGATTCGTGCAGATCCTCTACAAATACTACAACCTCCGTGGCCAGCGGCGGGTGCTCCTGCCGCACTACGACCGCCGGGAGGTGTTCCGCAACAACACGATTCGTCTGTTTGTGCGGGAGACCTGA
- a CDS encoding oligosaccharide flippase family protein, translated as MPEPATASFRRDQVRNGIIYLMPVLVNSLLPFLTMPVFTRILSSEDYGVLALATIYAMLASGMANFGMNAVYNRNFFQYRGSEAESLQLLSSTLGLVIANFVVWALVTFVARDGLARLIIGAPGHGDFLFWTVCGQFASGISWYYLAFLRNSEMAIRFALCTVAGSVLNLGAAYYLVVVARVGVVGLVWGQLFAGSLVFLWLSVDFFRHQPVRLNRAMLLESVRLGTPMLPKVLLGVAGSQLDKYLVGMLASLGGAGVYSIGQRVALVVFTFMTALYNVCQPQVFRRMFELGDEGGQAVGAYLTPFAYASVAIALPVALFAQEAIAVLTPASYHGAADIVTILSMYYGLLFFNMHPQLLYAKKMLLMSVLGVCSVAVNALVTVPLVLKWGAEGAAWATLLASLFSGTLYYRFSQRHYRIHWQRGRVLAIYGVFLGSALLLLALRRMAMAYELLLTMKVVAVLAYVCVGIRIGILTRDSLRVVGGLVTHHR; from the coding sequence ATGCCTGAACCCGCGACGGCTTCCTTCCGGAGGGACCAGGTCAGAAACGGCATCATCTATCTCATGCCGGTGCTGGTGAACAGTCTGCTGCCATTTCTCACCATGCCGGTGTTCACCCGGATCCTGTCCAGCGAGGACTACGGCGTGCTGGCGCTGGCGACCATCTACGCCATGCTGGCCAGCGGCATGGCGAACTTCGGTATGAACGCTGTCTACAACCGGAATTTTTTCCAGTACCGCGGCAGCGAAGCGGAAAGCCTGCAACTCCTGAGCAGTACCCTGGGACTGGTGATTGCCAACTTCGTGGTCTGGGCGCTGGTGACCTTCGTGGCTCGGGATGGGCTGGCAAGGTTGATCATCGGCGCCCCCGGGCACGGCGATTTCCTGTTCTGGACCGTCTGCGGTCAGTTCGCATCCGGGATCAGCTGGTACTACCTGGCCTTCCTCCGCAACTCCGAAATGGCCATCCGGTTCGCCCTCTGCACCGTGGCAGGCAGCGTGCTCAACCTGGGCGCGGCCTATTACCTAGTGGTGGTAGCCAGGGTGGGGGTGGTCGGCCTGGTCTGGGGGCAGCTGTTTGCGGGTTCTCTGGTCTTCCTGTGGCTGAGCGTCGACTTCTTCCGGCATCAGCCTGTCCGCCTGAACCGGGCCATGCTGCTCGAGTCCGTGCGGCTCGGCACCCCCATGCTGCCGAAGGTGCTCTTGGGCGTGGCCGGCAGCCAGCTGGACAAGTACCTAGTGGGCATGCTGGCCTCCCTGGGCGGCGCCGGCGTGTACAGCATCGGCCAGCGGGTGGCACTGGTGGTCTTCACCTTCATGACCGCTCTCTACAACGTCTGCCAACCCCAGGTGTTCCGGCGGATGTTCGAGCTGGGCGACGAAGGGGGCCAGGCGGTCGGCGCCTATCTGACGCCCTTCGCCTACGCCTCCGTCGCCATCGCCCTGCCGGTGGCGCTCTTCGCCCAGGAGGCGATTGCGGTCCTGACGCCGGCCTCGTACCACGGCGCCGCAGACATCGTCACCATTTTGTCCATGTATTACGGGCTGTTGTTCTTCAACATGCACCCGCAGCTGCTCTACGCCAAGAAGATGCTGCTCATGTCGGTGCTCGGCGTCTGCAGCGTCGCCGTCAATGCGCTGGTCACCGTTCCTCTGGTCCTGAAATGGGGGGCCGAGGGCGCGGCCTGGGCGACGCTTCTGGCATCGCTCTTTTCCGGCACCCTTTACTACCGTTTCTCGCAGCGTCATTACCGCATTCACTGGCAGAGGGGCCGGGTCCTGGCAATCTACGGCGTCTTCCTGGGAAGCGCCTTGTTGCTGCTGGCGCTGCGGCGGATGGCCATGGCCTACGAGCTGCTGCTGACGATGAAGGTGGTGGCAGTCCTCGCCTATGTCTGTGTTGGTATCAGGATCGGCATCCTGACCAGGGACAGTCTGCGCGTGGTCGGCGGGCTGGTCACTCACCACAGGTGA
- a CDS encoding phosphopantetheine-binding protein gives MSEEIRTKIEEIITGIKGRVDFDKGERLQNDLGMDSLDMITFFFDLEKAFSIPVKEEDIGQYQLTIMTNVVNYVASRAQR, from the coding sequence ATGTCTGAGGAGATCAGGACCAAGATCGAGGAGATCATCACCGGCATCAAAGGCAGGGTTGACTTCGACAAGGGTGAAAGGCTGCAGAACGACCTGGGCATGGATTCCCTGGATATGATCACCTTCTTCTTCGACCTGGAAAAGGCCTTTTCCATCCCCGTCAAGGAAGAGGATATCGGCCAGTACCAGCTCACCATCATGACCAACGTCGTCAACTATGTTGCCTCCAGGGCCCAGCGCTGA
- a CDS encoding ketoacyl-ACP synthase III has product MTIGIEDIAYHLPEQSISSRELAARFGFSLPFLEEKLGVRSIFVAAPGEYSSDLAVMAVRSILQRRPEVLDRLGVLVVCTQTPDYQLPHTAALVQVKLGLPAKVACFDLGLGCSGYVYGLSVVKAFMESNGIEAGLLVTAETYSKIIADDDRNTKPLFSDAAAATLLGHAPRLTVGRFTFGTSGAGADSLIVRRTDQYLGPRQHLHMDGRRVFELVAAVVPEDIRRCAAVNGMTLAGMDRFVFHQASLFMLQAIAKRLDVEGHKVFSCVERFGNTVSSSVPIALHTLLVQTGGEDICHILISGFGVGLSWASTVLENCGGGWHV; this is encoded by the coding sequence GTGACCATCGGCATCGAGGACATCGCCTACCATCTGCCGGAGCAGTCCATCTCCTCCCGGGAGCTGGCGGCACGGTTCGGCTTCTCGCTTCCCTTTCTGGAGGAGAAGCTGGGGGTACGTTCCATTTTCGTGGCCGCTCCTGGCGAGTACTCCTCTGACTTGGCTGTCATGGCGGTGCGGTCGATCCTGCAGCGCCGGCCCGAGGTGCTGGATCGGTTAGGGGTGCTGGTGGTCTGTACCCAGACCCCCGATTACCAGCTTCCGCATACCGCGGCGCTGGTGCAGGTCAAGCTGGGCCTGCCGGCGAAGGTTGCCTGCTTCGATCTCGGCCTGGGTTGTTCCGGCTATGTCTACGGGCTGTCCGTGGTCAAGGCCTTCATGGAAAGCAACGGCATCGAGGCCGGCCTGTTGGTCACCGCCGAGACCTATTCGAAGATCATCGCCGACGACGACCGGAACACGAAACCGCTGTTCAGTGATGCCGCTGCTGCCACCCTGTTGGGCCACGCGCCGCGGTTGACCGTCGGCCGGTTCACGTTCGGAACCAGCGGTGCCGGCGCTGACAGCCTGATCGTCAGGCGAACCGACCAGTACCTCGGACCGCGGCAGCATCTCCACATGGACGGCCGGCGGGTGTTCGAACTGGTGGCAGCGGTGGTCCCCGAGGACATCCGGCGTTGCGCGGCGGTCAACGGCATGACCCTGGCCGGGATGGACCGCTTCGTCTTCCACCAGGCCAGCCTCTTCATGCTGCAGGCCATCGCGAAGCGCCTGGACGTCGAGGGGCACAAGGTGTTCAGCTGCGTGGAACGCTTCGGCAATACTGTGTCGTCATCGGTGCCCATCGCGCTGCATACTTTGCTCGTGCAGACTGGCGGCGAAGATATTTGCCATATTCTGATATCTGGATTCGGAGTTGGCCTGTCATGGGCCAGCACAGTTCTTGAAAATTGCGGCGGAGGATGGCATGTCTGA
- a CDS encoding GNAT family protein — translation MTMAGRGQEGPADDVFIRGEVVDLCAPSREERVLQQWYRWFNDPDVTPYLYQGVFPNTRERQERFYDTVTNSDNRIVLLIKPKSANYFVGVASLSFIDHVQRRCHFAMVIGKKDDAPDSIYYAMETKCRMTEHAFEQVGVERVQSEQVVELIKWQRWQVLFGYQIEGILRNNFRKGHRVWDTMMASCLLEDYLRLKEARSGSLWPGKSALFEMLKNLPAESTVDRLRAWLAAEQAENLWGMLKRGE, via the coding sequence ATGACCATGGCGGGCAGAGGGCAGGAAGGTCCGGCGGACGATGTCTTTATCCGAGGCGAGGTGGTGGATCTGTGCGCCCCCTCCAGGGAGGAGCGGGTCCTCCAGCAATGGTACCGCTGGTTCAACGACCCGGACGTGACCCCCTACCTCTACCAGGGGGTGTTTCCCAATACCAGAGAGAGGCAGGAACGGTTCTACGACACGGTGACGAACAGCGACAACCGAATCGTCCTGCTCATCAAGCCCAAGAGTGCAAATTATTTCGTGGGCGTAGCGTCACTGTCCTTCATCGATCACGTGCAAAGGCGTTGTCATTTTGCCATGGTCATCGGCAAGAAGGACGACGCTCCCGACTCGATCTACTACGCCATGGAAACCAAGTGCCGGATGACCGAACATGCCTTTGAACAGGTTGGCGTGGAGCGTGTGCAGTCCGAACAGGTCGTGGAACTCATCAAATGGCAGCGCTGGCAGGTGCTGTTCGGCTACCAGATCGAGGGCATTCTTCGTAACAACTTCCGGAAGGGACATCGGGTATGGGACACGATGATGGCGTCGTGCCTGCTGGAGGATTACCTGCGCCTCAAGGAGGCCCGGAGCGGCTCCCTTTGGCCAGGGAAGAGCGCCCTGTTCGAGATGCTGAAGAATCTGCCTGCCGAATCCACAGTGGATCGGCTTCGGGCCTGGCTGGCTGCTGAGCAGGCGGAGAATCTGTGGGGCATGCTGAAGAGGGGCGAATGA